The following are encoded in a window of Drosophila simulans strain w501 chromosome 3L, Prin_Dsim_3.1, whole genome shotgun sequence genomic DNA:
- the LOC6736916 gene encoding ubiquitin carboxyl-terminal hydrolase 36 isoform X3, translating into MLHSLVPRYNKCVPFPTLRTDNNGARKQAEHPNNQSHHNHPHPTSNPNELPKPKRVLYPRENIRIGWKQSERKWQVGTGMINVGNTCYLNSTLQALLHIPALANWLVSEQAHLADCNVAEPGSGCIICAMAKTLLATQSNQSAVRPFLIYSKLKQICKHMVVGRQEDAHEFLRFLVEAMERAYLMRFRNYKELDQLVKETTPLGQIFGGYLRSEVRCLSCNHVSITFQHFQDLLLDIRKADSLEDAFEGHFSRERLEDMGYKCEGCKKKVSATKQFSLERAPITLCIQLKRFSMIGNKLTKQISFKPRIDLSKYAARSPAAQAQPLTYRLVSMVTHLGASQHCGHYTAIGSTDTGSFYNFDDSYVRPITMQNVCNTNAYIMFFELDLSQAASPPANRPNGVRLTNGHSTTPVPAATVSSPSPTRFIGPQLPPVGANGYTNGNAQKTAIQFKQQNQQNGLQLGTGKFQDTAKPPLVGAYAKGEATSAPTANGNKSSSPSSNSSSNHKSINQQQYLPISSDDEDIDDEMKPGPTTAQLPSMPNMTEDSTEPKAKSPVKIHLKTPVKTPLKSLVPYESASEEEEAPLPNPRQSTEGEDFSESDQESGQTNGHSKTNGSLTNGSASSSVHVNNSKQKTDAIDEIFKSLKKSADSEEDDDEEEPSIQLTNGWHPQKQSQSQSKAPPSPKTPPSPAVIKSKTGIWKVTRNDEVDAIDDDDDAVVVEGAPVKIPTPNKTHRNPFSSSKPSTDSPATPGAKRQKLLNGSALKSHQQPRVGNGYQSNVTSNGSTVNELLKQSYRGYGASVLSWNGKPAELEKELLVDAREQRQRDLDDDEENEMDRGRQRKVKSGSAKGNNASNSTPGYNPFQEYEGQKRWNKNGGGGGFSRFHNQNYRQNFQQRNKFKFNRFGGQGSAKFQQQRALQRHLSAGGGFSRRQPSAQQQQQT; encoded by the exons ATGCTGCACAGTCTGGTGCCTAGGTACAATAAATGTGTACCCTTTCCAACACTGCGAACAG ACAATAACGGCGCCCGCAAGCAAGCGGAGCACCCGAACAATCAGTCGCACCACAATCATCCGCATCCAACAAGCAATCCCAATGAGTTGCCCAAGCCGAAGAGGGTCCTCTATCCGCGGGAGAACATACGCATTGGCTGGAAGCAGTCGGAGCGCAAATGGCAGGTGGGCACGGGCATGATCAATGTGGGCAACACCTGCTACCTCAACTCAACGCTTCAGGCGCTCCTGCACATACCCGCCCTGGCCAATTGGCTCGTTTCGGAGCAGGCGCATCTGGCTGACTGCAATGTGGCCGAACCTGGCAGCGGTTGCATCATTTGCGCCATGGCCAAAACACTTTTGGCCACCCAAAGCAATCAGTCGGCCGTCAGGCCCTTCCTCATCTACTCGAAGCTAAAGCAGATCTGCAAACACATGGTCGTTGGTCGCCAGGAGGATGCGCACGAGTTCCTGCGCTTCCTGGTCGAGGCCATGGAGCGGGCGTATCTAATGCGGTTCCGCAACTACAAAGAGCTGGATCAGCTGGTAAAGGAGACCACGCCCCTGGGACAGATCTTTGGGGGCTATCTGCGCAGCGAGGTGCGGTGTCTGAGCTGCAACCATGTGTCCATCACGTTTCAGCACTTCCAGGATCTGTTGCTCGACATCCGCAAGGCAGACTCCTTGGAGGATGCTTTCGAGGGACACTTCTCTCGAGAACGGCTAGAGGATATGGGCTACAAGTGCGAGGGATGCAAGAAGAAG GTATCTGCCACAAAGCAGTTCTCTTTGGAGCGTGCCCCAATCACGCTTTGTATACAGCTGAAGCGATTCTCCATGATCGGCAACAAACTGACCAAGCAGATCTCCTTCAAGCCACGCATCGATTTGAGCAAATACGCAGCCCGTTCACCAGCGGCTCAGGCTCAACCGCTTACCTATCGCCTGGTGTCGATGGTCACTCACTTGGGAGCGTCCCAGCACTGCGGTCACTACACGGCCATTGGATCCACGGATACGGGCAGCTTTTACAACTTCGACGACAGCTACGTGCGGCCAATCACAATGCAGAATGTGTGCAACACAAATGCCTATATTATGTTTTTCGAACTGGATCTCTCACAGGCTGCCAGTCCGCCGGCCAACAGGCCCAATGGAGTGCGTTTGACCAACGGACACAGCACAACGCCAGTGCCGGCGGCGACTGTGTCTTCGCCTTCACCAACGCGTTTCATTGGTCCTCAACTGCCGCCGGTTGGAGCAAACGGTTACACCAATGGCAATGCCCAGAAAACCGCCATCCAGTTTAAGCAGCAAAACCAGCAGAACGGACTCCAGCTGGGGACCGGAAAGTTTCAGGACACTGCGAAGCCTCCACTGGTTGGCGCATACGCTAAAGGCGAAGCTACTTCAGCTCCCACTGCAAATGGTAACAAGAGTTCCTCCccaagcagcaacagcagcagcaaccacaaatCAATAAACCAGCAACAATATCTGCCAATATCCTCGGACGATGAAGACATCGATGATGAGATGAAGCCCGGGCCAACGACAGCCCAGCTACCGAGCATGCCCAATATGACGGAGGATAGTACGGAGCCTAAGGCAAAGTCTCCTGTAAAGATTCATTTAAAGACTCCCGTCAAAACGCCACTGAAAAGTCTAGTGCCCTACGAATCCGCCtctgaggaggaggaggcgccTCTACCGAATCCCCGCCAGAGTACAGAAGGGGAGGATTTTAGCGAGTCGGACCAAGAGTCTGGCCAGACCAATGGTCACAGTAAGACCAATGGCAGCCTCACCAACGGCTCAGCCTCGTCATCGGTTCACGttaacaacagcaaacaaaagactgATGCCATAGACGAGATATTCAAGAGCCTGAAAAAGTCCGCAGACAGTGAagaagacgacgacgaggaggagcccAGCATTCAGCTAACAAATGGATGGCACCCACAGAAGCAATCACAGTCTCAAAGCAAAGCACCACCATCGCCCAAGACGCCACCCTCGCCAGCGGTCATCAAATCGAAGACGGGTATCTGGAAAGTTACGCGTAACGATGAGGTCGATGCTatcgacgatgatgatgacgccgTGGTGGTGGAAGGAGCGCCGGTGAAAATTCCAACGCCCAATAAGACCCATCGCAATCCCTTCTCGAGTAGCAAACCCTCCACGGACTCGCCCGCAACGCCAGGCGCCAAGCGCCAAAAGTTGCTCAACGGCAGTGCGCTCAAGTCGCACCAGCAGCCAAGGGTGGGCAATGGCTACCAGAGCAATGTCACCTCGAATGGAAGCACCGTCAATGAGCTGCTGAAGCAATCGTATCGTGGATACGGCGCCTCCGTGCTCAGTTGGAATGGCAAGCCGGCGGAGCTCGAAAAGGAG CTACTGGTGGATGCGCgcgagcagcggcagcgggacctcgacgacgacgaagaGAACGAGATGGATCGTGGACGTCAGCGGAAGGTGAAGTCCGGTTCGGCTAAGGGAAacaatgccagcaacagcacGCCCGGTTACAACCCATTCCAGGAGTACGAGGGCCAGAAGCGCTGGAACAAGAACGGCGGAGGTGGTGGATTTTCTCGATTCCACAATCAGAACTATCGCCAGAACTTCCAGCAGCGCAACAAGTTCAAATTCAACCGCTTCGGAGGACAAGGCAGCGCGAagttccagcagcagcgagcCCTGCAACGACACCTGTCCGCCGGCGGTGGCTTCAGCCGGCGACAACCttcggcgcagcagcagcagcaaacctAA